One Thermicanus aegyptius DSM 12793 DNA segment encodes these proteins:
- the glcT gene encoding glucose PTS transporter transcription antiterminator GlcT, which produces MEKSFRVEKVLNNNVLIASHPEYEEVVLLGKGIGFGKNKGDQIEHSAVEKWFILKSEREKEQYKRLLPELDEEFIGLMNEVLQLIQKRVKAPLNEHIHVALTDHISFTVKRIEQGLELKNPFLLETKSLYPLEYEIALETVKMLNEKLHVKLPEGEAGFIALHIHSGISQQSLSDVNRHSQLIAKLTEIVEEQLGISIDRESVHYLRFIRHLRYAIERIKKGERMTEPKKMSNILKEEYPICYNLAWKLVKVMQQALQAPVDEAETVFLTMHLQRLAEKTE; this is translated from the coding sequence GTGGAAAAGTCCTTTCGCGTGGAAAAGGTACTCAATAACAATGTTTTAATTGCCTCCCACCCTGAGTACGAGGAAGTCGTCTTATTAGGGAAAGGGATCGGATTCGGCAAGAATAAAGGGGACCAAATCGAGCATAGCGCAGTCGAAAAATGGTTCATTTTAAAAAGTGAACGGGAAAAGGAACAATACAAAAGACTCCTCCCCGAGCTTGATGAGGAATTTATCGGTCTTATGAACGAGGTTTTACAACTGATTCAAAAGCGAGTCAAGGCACCGCTCAATGAACATATCCACGTCGCTCTGACCGACCATATTTCCTTCACCGTCAAAAGGATAGAACAAGGCCTTGAATTAAAAAACCCCTTCTTACTCGAAACCAAAAGCTTGTATCCGCTGGAATATGAGATCGCCCTGGAAACGGTCAAAATGCTAAATGAAAAACTGCATGTGAAATTGCCCGAAGGAGAAGCCGGCTTTATCGCTTTACACATCCACAGCGGTATTTCCCAACAGAGCCTCTCCGATGTAAATCGGCATTCCCAGTTAATCGCAAAGCTTACTGAAATCGTGGAAGAACAGCTTGGCATCTCCATTGACCGGGAAAGCGTTCATTATTTGCGATTCATCCGCCATCTGCGATATGCCATCGAACGCATCAAAAAAGGGGAACGGATGACGGAACCGAAAAAAATGTCGAATATCTTGAAAGAAGAGTACCCAATATGTTATAATCTCGCATGGAAGCTCGTCAAAGTGATGCAACAGGCATTGCAGGCACCCGTTGATGAGGCCGAAACGGTCTTTTTGACCATGCATTTGCAAAGGCTTGCAGAGAAAACTGAATAA
- a CDS encoding SAM hydrolase/SAM-dependent halogenase family protein, which yields MPQVDYEPRTREKRVRRLLVLQTDFGTSDGAVCAMYGVANLVDPSIRIFDLTHDIPQFNIWEASYRLYQTISYWPQGTVFVSVVDPGVGSDRRSIAVRTESHHFIITPDNGTLTHIKRCIGIKEARILDEMANRLPHSGESYTFHGRDIYAYTGARLASRQISFAQLGPEAEIRSIVELPVSEACIKEGYVIGTIDILDIRFGNLWTNIHRHLLRKAGIEYGDRLEVVIHHDFREVFKNTMKFSRTFADTKIGEPLVYVNSLDHLGVAINQGSFAEANRIGTGRNWRISIRKVSHL from the coding sequence ATGCCACAGGTAGATTATGAACCGCGGACCAGGGAGAAGAGAGTAAGAAGGCTATTGGTTTTGCAGACGGATTTCGGAACCAGCGACGGCGCCGTTTGTGCCATGTACGGTGTGGCCAATTTGGTGGACCCGTCCATACGGATTTTCGATTTAACCCATGATATTCCTCAATTTAACATTTGGGAAGCTTCGTATCGCCTTTATCAAACGATTTCTTACTGGCCGCAGGGGACCGTCTTTGTTTCCGTCGTGGATCCTGGGGTCGGTTCGGATCGCCGAAGCATAGCGGTTCGGACGGAAAGCCATCATTTTATCATCACGCCGGATAACGGAACGCTTACCCATATAAAGAGATGCATCGGGATTAAAGAAGCGCGCATCCTCGATGAGATGGCTAATCGGCTGCCGCATTCCGGGGAATCCTATACCTTTCATGGCCGGGATATCTACGCCTATACAGGGGCCAGACTCGCCTCGCGCCAGATTTCCTTCGCCCAATTGGGGCCGGAAGCGGAGATTCGTTCCATTGTGGAGCTGCCTGTGTCGGAAGCCTGCATAAAAGAAGGATATGTGATCGGAACGATCGACATCCTGGATATTCGGTTCGGCAACCTCTGGACCAACATCCATCGCCATCTTCTCCGGAAAGCGGGGATAGAATATGGGGATCGGTTGGAAGTGGTGATTCATCACGATTTTCGCGAAGTATTTAAAAATACGATGAAGTTTAGCCGTACATTTGCCGATACAAAGATCGGGGAACCGCTGGTTTATGTCAATTCGCTGGACCATCTGGGCGTAGCCATCAATCAGGGCTCTTTCGCTGAGGCAAACCGCATCGGAACGGGCAGGAATTGGCGAATTTCCATTCGGAAGGTCTCTCATTTATAA
- a CDS encoding ECF-type riboflavin transporter substrate-binding protein codes for MRQEKLSIQTIVAIGIGAAVFVILGRFVSIPTGIPNTTIETSYAFLALMAVIFGPVAGGLIGLIGHALKDLIMYGSPWWSWVVVSALVGLLIGLLSKRINIQEGEFGGKQIISFNLFQVISQAVGWFLVAPTLDILIYAEPANKVYVQGIVAGISNMVTVGVIGTLLLIAYAKTRHKSGSLDKE; via the coding sequence TTGCGGCAAGAAAAATTGTCTATTCAAACGATTGTTGCCATCGGAATTGGCGCCGCGGTATTTGTGATTTTAGGAAGGTTCGTATCCATCCCTACCGGAATTCCCAATACCACCATTGAAACCTCCTATGCTTTTCTCGCTTTAATGGCGGTCATCTTTGGCCCCGTCGCGGGGGGATTGATCGGCTTGATCGGACATGCTCTTAAGGATCTCATCATGTACGGTTCTCCGTGGTGGAGTTGGGTGGTTGTATCCGCGTTGGTAGGATTGCTCATTGGTTTGTTATCTAAGCGGATTAATATTCAAGAGGGAGAGTTTGGCGGGAAGCAGATCATCTCGTTCAATCTCTTTCAGGTGATTTCCCAGGCCGTCGGATGGTTTCTCGTCGCCCCGACCCTGGATATTCTCATCTATGCGGAACCGGCGAATAAGGTATATGTGCAGGGAATCGTGGCCGGCATTTCCAATATGGTGACCGTCGGTGTCATCGGAACGCTTTTGCTCATCGCCTATGCCAAAACCCGCCATAAGAGCGGAAGTCTTGATAAAGAGTAG
- a CDS encoding ABC transporter ATP-binding protein, producing MRKPVIQFENFGFKYRSQAKPTLYDINLTVYEGEKVLIVGPSGSGKSTLAHCINGLVPSSYKGDVTGSLKIMGKEAREEGIFSLSKMVGTVLQDPDGQFIGLTVGEDIAFTLENECVPQGKMRERVEEVSKMVDMEKHLQSSVHQLSGGQKQRVALAGVMVDRVQILLFDEPLANLDPATGKRAIALIDRIQKETNTTVVIIEHRLEDVLHGNVDRIIVMYDGRIVSDTTPDQLLSSSILEEYGIMEPLYVKAIKYAGCRVTPEMHPAHLDSMDLSGAKEKLIRWYESTHPPIVSPKETPALELQEIHFGYTPDRRIIHGISFAIGKGEMVSIVGKNGAGKSTLTKLICGFETPNSGRILVNGEDITGDTIKERALKIGLVMQNPNQMISKHRIFDEVALGLLVRGCPKEEINERVEKTLKICGLYPFRNWPISALSFGQKKRVTIASILVLEPEILILDEPTAGQDFRRYTEIMEFLTELNRQGVTILMITHDMHLMLEYTPRAIVIADGEKIADDTAVHVLTDPDVIRRANLKQTSLFELAERAGIGDAKGFVQRFIAYDKEMRQGWR from the coding sequence ATGAGAAAACCCGTCATTCAATTCGAAAACTTCGGCTTTAAATATCGCAGCCAGGCGAAACCCACCCTGTATGATATAAATCTCACCGTCTACGAAGGGGAGAAAGTTCTGATCGTAGGCCCTTCCGGATCGGGAAAGAGCACGCTGGCCCATTGCATTAACGGATTGGTCCCCTCTTCATACAAGGGGGATGTAACCGGAAGCTTGAAGATCATGGGCAAGGAGGCGAGGGAAGAGGGGATTTTCTCCCTTTCCAAAATGGTCGGCACCGTTTTGCAAGATCCGGACGGGCAATTTATCGGACTGACCGTGGGGGAAGATATTGCCTTTACCTTGGAAAACGAATGCGTGCCTCAAGGGAAGATGAGGGAACGCGTTGAGGAAGTTTCCAAGATGGTAGATATGGAGAAGCATCTTCAATCATCCGTTCATCAGCTCTCCGGAGGGCAAAAACAGAGGGTAGCCCTTGCCGGAGTTATGGTCGATCGCGTCCAAATCCTCCTCTTCGACGAGCCTTTGGCCAATCTGGATCCCGCCACGGGGAAGCGGGCCATCGCCCTCATTGATCGCATCCAAAAGGAGACCAACACCACGGTGGTGATCATCGAACATCGGTTAGAGGATGTGCTGCACGGGAATGTGGATCGCATTATTGTGATGTATGACGGCCGCATCGTGAGCGATACAACCCCAGATCAACTGCTTTCTTCTTCGATATTAGAAGAATATGGCATCATGGAACCTCTCTATGTGAAAGCGATAAAATATGCCGGATGCCGGGTAACCCCCGAGATGCACCCGGCCCATCTCGATTCCATGGATCTAAGCGGCGCGAAAGAGAAACTGATACGGTGGTATGAATCAACCCATCCCCCCATCGTATCGCCTAAAGAAACGCCGGCCTTGGAATTACAAGAGATTCATTTTGGCTATACTCCCGATCGCCGGATCATCCATGGGATCTCCTTTGCGATAGGAAAAGGAGAGATGGTAAGCATCGTCGGGAAAAACGGAGCCGGGAAATCGACGCTTACGAAACTGATCTGCGGATTTGAAACGCCGAATTCCGGGAGAATTCTCGTGAACGGAGAGGATATAACGGGGGATACCATCAAGGAACGCGCTTTAAAAATCGGATTGGTGATGCAAAATCCGAACCAAATGATCTCAAAGCATAGGATTTTCGATGAAGTGGCTTTGGGGCTTCTGGTCAGAGGTTGTCCCAAAGAGGAAATTAACGAACGGGTTGAAAAAACCTTAAAAATCTGCGGCCTTTACCCTTTCCGTAACTGGCCTATCTCGGCGCTCAGTTTCGGGCAAAAAAAGCGGGTTACGATTGCCTCCATCCTGGTGCTGGAGCCGGAGATCCTGATCCTCGACGAACCTACGGCGGGACAGGATTTCCGACGTTATACGGAGATCATGGAATTCCTGACGGAGTTAAACCGCCAAGGGGTTACGATTCTCATGATTACCCATGATATGCATCTCATGCTCGAATATACTCCCCGTGCCATCGTAATCGCCGATGGGGAAAAAATCGCCGACGATACCGCCGTTCATGTTCTCACCGACCCTGATGTGATTCGGCGGGCCAACTTGAAACAGACCTCCCTGTTTGAACTGGCGGAGCGGGCCGGTATCGGGGATGCGAAGGGGTTTGTGCAGCGTTTTATTGCCTACGACAAGGAGATGAGACAGGGATGGCGGTAG
- a CDS encoding energy-coupling factor transporter transmembrane component T family protein yields the protein MAVEMLSYIERNSPIHRLTGVTKLLSFILWSTAAMLTYDTRILFFLLMASIAVFAVSKVKWREISFVLIFILIFLLLNDVAIYLFSPQEGVKIYGTRHVLFNLPGDYDLTLEQLFYQLNITIKYLTVIPAALLFIVTTHPSEFASSLNRIGVSYRIAYSVALALRYIPDIQRDYRNIALSQQARGIDLSRKEKLTKRIKNALSIIIPLIFSSLDRIEVISNAMELRGFGKKKERTWYSARPFTKGDYIALGLVTAFFILSLIITFHDGTRFYNPFLKP from the coding sequence ATGGCGGTAGAGATGTTATCCTATATCGAGAGAAATTCCCCGATCCATCGGCTGACCGGGGTGACGAAACTGCTCTCGTTTATCCTATGGTCCACGGCGGCCATGCTCACGTATGATACCAGAATCTTATTCTTTTTGCTCATGGCGAGCATCGCTGTTTTTGCCGTTTCAAAGGTAAAATGGAGGGAAATCTCCTTTGTTTTGATCTTTATTCTGATCTTTCTTTTGCTGAACGATGTCGCCATCTATCTCTTTTCACCCCAGGAAGGGGTTAAGATCTACGGAACGAGGCACGTCTTGTTTAACCTTCCCGGAGATTATGACCTCACCCTGGAGCAGCTCTTTTACCAGTTGAACATCACCATCAAATACTTAACCGTCATTCCCGCCGCCCTTCTTTTTATCGTTACGACCCATCCCAGTGAATTCGCCTCGTCGCTCAACCGAATCGGAGTAAGTTATCGGATCGCTTATTCCGTCGCTCTCGCTCTTCGTTATATCCCCGACATTCAGCGGGATTACCGGAATATCGCCCTTTCCCAGCAGGCCCGGGGGATCGATTTGTCTCGAAAGGAAAAGTTGACCAAACGAATAAAAAATGCGCTTTCCATCATTATCCCGCTTATCTTTTCCAGCCTGGATCGGATTGAGGTGATTAGCAATGCGATGGAGCTTCGCGGATTTGGAAAAAAGAAGGAGAGGACCTGGTATAGCGCCCGCCCCTTCACGAAAGGGGATTATATCGCTTTGGGTTTAGTAACCGCCTTTTTCATTCTTTCTCTGATCATCACATTTCACGACGGCACACGTTTTTATAATCCTTTTTTGAAACCGTAG
- a CDS encoding helix-turn-helix domain-containing protein: MKEREKELKKQIGERVRKLRTGAGLSMEEFAQRIHATSATISNIENGKSIPGGAILLNISKAFHVSSDWILRGTLPENEQVYEKNDRLIFFHDKWQIFCRSSHYMTEDDKHRQEAILSLIEKITLLSERDIELLGVLLSRLTGKDAP; this comes from the coding sequence GTGAAGGAAAGAGAGAAGGAATTAAAAAAACAGATCGGTGAACGAGTGAGGAAATTACGGACCGGAGCAGGATTATCCATGGAGGAATTTGCCCAACGGATTCATGCCACGTCGGCAACGATTTCAAATATCGAAAATGGGAAAAGCATCCCCGGTGGGGCCATCTTGCTCAACATCTCCAAGGCGTTTCACGTCTCTTCCGATTGGATCCTAAGGGGGACGTTGCCGGAAAATGAACAGGTCTATGAGAAAAACGATCGGCTTATTTTTTTTCACGACAAGTGGCAAATTTTTTGCCGTTCAAGCCACTATATGACGGAGGACGACAAGCACCGCCAAGAGGCGATCCTCTCTCTCATCGAAAAGATAACGCTCCTTTCGGAGAGGGACATTGAACTGCTCGGCGTCCTTCTCTCCAGGCTCACGGGAAAGGATGCGCCATAA
- a CDS encoding sporulation histidine kinase inhibitor Sda → MRELSDESLIEVYRKAVQYHLDKEFIDLILEEMMRRKLYLPKEQNSMASPDPSSEGEPDRLS, encoded by the coding sequence ATGAGGGAGCTATCGGATGAGAGCTTAATAGAGGTTTATCGAAAAGCGGTTCAATATCATCTGGACAAGGAATTTATCGATTTGATCCTGGAGGAAATGATGCGGAGGAAACTCTATCTTCCAAAGGAACAGAATAGCATGGCGTCTCCGGATCCATCGTCCGAAGGGGAACCTGACAGGCTCTCTTAA
- a CDS encoding ABC transporter substrate-binding protein — protein MNRSFGKMRSLLILLSFFVLLLSGCGQAPAQTGTQNDGGTEPANSQNTQNSGMSEKKPIKVIWWHAMGGELGKAVDQIVSDFNASHADIQVEAVFQGTYDEALNKLKASLGSNSGPTLMQVYEIGSRFMIDSKAITPIQTFVDADHFDLSRLEENILGYYTIDGQLNSMPFNTSNPILYYNKDMFKAAGLDPDKPPRTYEEVAQAAKALTKDGKYGASFAIYGWFMEQFFANQGAELVDHGNGRDGMATKSLVNSDAGVKTLEWWKKMVDDKVMLNLGRKTNDTKAAFVGGQVAMTLDSTASLRGIVDAVGNKFEVGTAFLPRPQDAKDGGVIVGGASLYILNNRPEEEQKAAWEFIKFLVSPAQQAQWHINTGYFPITKAAYDEPILKENMRKFPQFQTAVDQLHATKLNRATQGALMGVFPEARQITERAIEEALNGQKSPKDALDQAAQEITAKIQEYNKTVGK, from the coding sequence ATGAATCGGTCTTTTGGCAAAATGCGCTCTCTTCTTATTTTGTTAAGCTTCTTCGTTCTGCTCTTAAGCGGCTGCGGACAAGCCCCTGCCCAGACGGGTACCCAAAATGACGGCGGAACGGAGCCTGCCAACAGCCAGAACACCCAGAACTCCGGAATGTCGGAGAAAAAACCGATAAAGGTGATTTGGTGGCACGCCATGGGCGGCGAACTGGGAAAAGCCGTCGACCAGATCGTGAGCGATTTTAACGCCTCCCACGCCGATATCCAAGTGGAGGCGGTCTTCCAGGGTACCTATGACGAAGCGCTCAATAAGCTGAAAGCTTCCTTGGGAAGTAATTCAGGCCCTACCCTCATGCAGGTCTATGAGATCGGCAGCCGGTTTATGATCGACTCCAAGGCGATTACCCCCATCCAGACGTTTGTGGATGCCGATCACTTTGACCTCTCCCGGCTGGAAGAAAACATTCTGGGCTATTACACCATCGATGGCCAATTAAATTCTATGCCCTTCAACACCTCCAATCCCATCCTCTACTACAACAAGGATATGTTTAAAGCGGCCGGACTTGATCCGGATAAACCGCCCCGAACCTATGAAGAGGTAGCTCAGGCGGCCAAGGCGTTAACCAAGGATGGAAAATACGGCGCCTCTTTTGCCATCTACGGTTGGTTTATGGAGCAATTCTTCGCCAATCAGGGAGCGGAACTGGTTGATCATGGAAACGGGCGGGATGGAATGGCGACAAAATCCTTAGTAAACAGCGATGCAGGGGTAAAAACCCTGGAATGGTGGAAGAAGATGGTGGATGATAAGGTGATGCTAAACCTGGGAAGGAAGACCAATGACACGAAGGCGGCCTTCGTAGGGGGACAAGTGGCCATGACCCTGGATTCCACCGCCTCTCTCCGAGGGATCGTCGATGCGGTGGGAAATAAGTTTGAAGTAGGTACCGCCTTCCTCCCTCGACCCCAAGACGCAAAGGATGGAGGCGTTATCGTAGGAGGAGCCAGCCTCTATATCTTGAACAATCGGCCGGAAGAAGAGCAGAAAGCCGCCTGGGAATTTATTAAGTTCCTCGTCTCTCCCGCTCAACAAGCCCAGTGGCATATTAACACGGGATATTTCCCCATCACCAAAGCGGCCTATGATGAACCGATCCTGAAGGAGAATATGCGGAAGTTCCCTCAATTCCAGACTGCCGTGGATCAACTCCATGCTACGAAGCTGAACCGGGCTACACAGGGAGCCCTCATGGGTGTTTTCCCGGAAGCAAGACAGATTACGGAACGAGCCATAGAAGAAGCCTTAAACGGCCAAAAATCACCTAAAGATGCCTTGGATCAGGCTGCGCAGGAGATCACGGCCAAGATCCAGGAATATAACAAAACGGTGGGAAAATAA
- a CDS encoding carbohydrate ABC transporter permease, producing the protein MRGIKHLLLYLFLMVAGLFLLYPLFFTFSTSLMTPEESGLYPPKLLPSHLYLANFKESLETAPLVRFLLNSTAVSLIVTVGQLLTSSLAAYAFAFIPFKGRNLLFSLFLSTMMIPWEVAVIPNYLTIKSWGWLDSYQGLTVPFLASAFGTFLLRQSFLQLPKDLIEAAKIDGAGHLRIYAGIVLPIARPALATLGVYAFLTTWNMYLWPLLITNSETMRTVQIGVGMLQWQESTAWNLVLAGITIVLLPSLFVLLFGLKQLIQGLSAGALKG; encoded by the coding sequence ATGAGAGGTATCAAACATCTCCTCCTTTATCTCTTCCTCATGGTAGCCGGTCTCTTTCTGCTTTATCCCCTCTTCTTCACCTTTTCCACCTCCCTTATGACGCCGGAAGAATCGGGGCTTTATCCGCCCAAACTCCTCCCCAGTCACCTTTATCTCGCTAATTTTAAGGAGTCGTTGGAGACGGCTCCGCTCGTCCGGTTTCTCCTCAATAGCACCGCCGTTTCCCTGATCGTTACCGTTGGACAACTTCTCACATCAAGCCTTGCCGCCTATGCCTTTGCCTTTATTCCGTTTAAGGGTCGAAATTTACTCTTCTCCCTCTTCCTCTCCACCATGATGATCCCATGGGAGGTGGCCGTCATCCCCAATTATCTGACCATCAAATCCTGGGGGTGGTTGGACAGCTACCAGGGGCTAACCGTCCCATTCCTCGCCAGCGCCTTCGGCACCTTCCTCCTCCGTCAGTCCTTCCTGCAATTGCCGAAGGATCTCATCGAAGCGGCCAAGATCGACGGAGCAGGCCATTTGCGCATCTATGCCGGCATCGTGCTCCCCATCGCAAGGCCTGCCCTAGCCACGCTGGGTGTCTACGCCTTTCTCACCACATGGAACATGTACCTGTGGCCCCTTCTGATCACCAACAGTGAGACGATGCGCACCGTCCAGATCGGCGTCGGCATGCTCCAGTGGCAGGAGTCTACCGCATGGAATCTGGTACTGGCCGGAATTACCATCGTCCTCCTCCCAAGCCTTTTCGTTCTCCTCTTTGGCCTAAAACAACTGATCCAAGGTTTATCCGCCGGAGCCCTGAAGGGATAG
- a CDS encoding carbohydrate ABC transporter permease, with the protein MSFHGRQESEFSIETGLNVEEETSRITRTYSINHLKENGWAYLFLMPSLTLFALFLFFPLLRSIYMSLYLTDPQGRIVEYVGMGNYVALFTDPHFFQSLKTTGLFALYTVPTTILLALPIAYLTHQKIKGRRVFQFIFSLPLALSVGTASIIWLLLFHPSMGMLNYFLSWLGLSPIFWLSDPRWALPSVSLMTIWLNFGFAYLILLSGMQSIPEEVYESAKIDGAGLVRSFFRITFPLLTPNLFFLVIVSSISALQTFGQIHLLTQGGPAEATNVLVYRLYQDAFINYRFGIGSAEAIFLFLLVLLLTAIQFLFLERKVHYQ; encoded by the coding sequence ATGTCTTTTCATGGTCGGCAAGAATCCGAATTTTCCATCGAGACCGGTTTGAACGTCGAAGAAGAAACCTCTCGGATCACCCGTACCTATTCCATAAATCATCTGAAAGAGAATGGATGGGCATATCTCTTTCTCATGCCATCCCTGACCCTTTTTGCCCTCTTTCTCTTCTTTCCCCTCCTCCGTTCCATTTATATGAGCCTCTACCTCACGGATCCCCAGGGCAGGATCGTCGAGTATGTGGGGATGGGAAACTACGTAGCCCTCTTCACCGATCCCCATTTCTTCCAAAGTCTTAAAACCACAGGGTTATTCGCCCTTTATACCGTCCCAACCACCATTCTCCTCGCCTTGCCGATCGCTTATCTCACCCATCAGAAGATCAAAGGGAGGCGAGTCTTTCAATTCATCTTCTCCCTTCCCCTCGCTTTGTCGGTAGGGACAGCCTCCATCATCTGGCTGCTTCTCTTTCATCCCAGCATGGGGATGCTGAACTATTTTCTCAGTTGGTTGGGTTTATCCCCCATCTTCTGGCTATCCGATCCCCGTTGGGCCTTGCCCTCCGTTTCCCTGATGACCATTTGGCTTAATTTCGGCTTCGCTTATCTCATTCTTTTAAGTGGAATGCAGTCCATCCCGGAAGAGGTATACGAGAGTGCTAAGATCGACGGGGCGGGACTTGTTCGAAGCTTCTTCCGCATCACTTTTCCCCTTCTTACGCCGAATCTCTTCTTCCTCGTCATCGTTTCCTCCATCAGCGCGTTGCAAACCTTTGGCCAGATTCATCTCCTCACCCAGGGTGGACCCGCCGAGGCGACCAATGTCTTGGTTTACCGCCTTTATCAGGATGCTTTTATCAACTATCGGTTTGGCATCGGCAGTGCGGAAGCCATCTTCCTTTTCCTCCTCGTTTTGCTCCTTACCGCGATTCAATTTCTCTTCTTGGAAAGGAAGGTGCATTATCAATGA